The Rhododendron vialii isolate Sample 1 chromosome 8a, ASM3025357v1 genome has a window encoding:
- the LOC131297900 gene encoding pentatricopeptide repeat-containing protein At1g01970-like: MGFFASNMSSCSTSISPFTYEITRTYYYPLHPNSLPLPTNFGFRNFHFGPILVSMNVEKTEKVEIEEEKKPRFTWVEVGPNITETQKQAISQLPYKMTKRCKALMRQIICFPPEKTSLPLLLAAWVRIMKPRRADWLSVLKELERLDHPMLLEVAELALLEESFEANVRDYTKLINGYGKQNRLHDAENTLLAMKTRGLPCDQVILTALIHMYSKAGNLKLAEYTYGEMKLLGVPLDNRSYGAMVMAYVRAGMLDQGEFLLREMATQYIYARREVYKALLRAYSMIGDSEGAQRVFDAIQFAGIIPDVKLFGLLINAYLVAGESQKAYLAFESLRRAGFEPSDKCVSLILTAYETENKLNKALDLLMELEREGIVVGKEASEVLVRWFRKLGVVEEVELVLREYASKQVNST; encoded by the exons ATGGGTTTCTTTGCTTCCAACATGAGCTCTTGTTCCACCTCAATTTCTCCATTTACATATGAAATCACAAGAACCTATTACTACCCTTTACATCCAAACTCCTTGCCATTACCGACAAATTTCGGATTTCGAAATTTCCATTTTGGACCAATATTAGTGTCTATGAACGTGGAGAAGACAGAAAAGGTTGAAATTGAGGAAGAAAAGAAACCTAGGTTTACGTGGGTTGAGGTAGGACCTAATATTACAGAAACCCAGAAACAGGCCATATCTCAACTCCCATATAAGATGACTAAAAGATGTAAGGCCCTCATGAGGCAGATTATCTGTTTTCCCCCTGAAAAGACTAGTTTGCCCCTGTTGTTGGCTGCTTGGGTGAGGATTATGAAGCCCAGGAGAGCTGATTGGCTTTCTGTTCTCAAGGAATTGGAAAGGTTGGATCATCCTATGTTACTTGAG GTAGCCGAACTTGCTCTTCTAGAAGAATCATTTGAAGCCAATGTCCGTGACTATACCAAGCTAATTAATGGCTATGGAAAGCAGAACAGGCTGCATGATGCTGAAAACACTCTATTGGCCATGAAGACAAGAGGATTGCCTTGTGACCAGGTGATCCTAACTGCTTTAATTCACATGTATAGTAAGGCCGGCAATCTTAAACTGGCCGAATACACTTATGGAGAAATGAAGCTGCTAGGGGTCCCGCTGGATAACAGATCTTATGGAGCTATGGTTATGGCTTATGTAAGGGCTGGAATGCTTGACCAAGGAGAGTTTTTACTTAGAGAAATGGCAACTCAGTACATATATGCCAGAAGAGAAGTTTACAAAGCATTGCTAAGAGCATATTCCATGATTGGCGATAGTGAAGGAGCTCAAAGAGTGTTTGATGCAATTCAATTCGCAGGGATCATTCCCGATGTCAAGCTGTTTGGTCTCCTTATAAATGCTTATCTTGTGGCAGGTGAAAGTCAAAAGGCTTATCTCGCATTTGAAAGTCTGAGACGGGCTGGTTTTGAACCCAGTGATAAATGCGTGTCTTTGATTTTGACTGCTTATGAAACGGAAAACAAGCTTAACAAGGCGCTGGACCTTCTGATGGAGCTGGAGAGAGAAGGTATTGTAGTTGGGAAAGAAGCTTCGGAAGTACTAGTTAGGTGGTTTCGGAAGTTGGGGGTGGTGGAAGAAGTCGAGCTTGTGCTGAGAGAATATGCCTCAAAGCAAGTCAATTCCACATGA